In Phoenix dactylifera cultivar Barhee BC4 chromosome 11, palm_55x_up_171113_PBpolish2nd_filt_p, whole genome shotgun sequence, the following are encoded in one genomic region:
- the LOC103715132 gene encoding probable calcium-binding protein CML14, translating into MGRRLQGEHLKQLRDIFARFDMDSDGSLTQLELAALLRSLGLKPTGDQLHALLSKMDANGNGSVEFNELADAIAPLMSEQALVNQAQLLDVFRSFDRDGNGYISAAELARAMARMGQPLTFCELTEMMHEADTDGDGVISFTEFAAVMAKSAADFLGFAVS; encoded by the coding sequence ATGGGTCGCCGGCTTCAAGGCGAGCACCTCAAGCAGCTGAGGGACATCTTCGCCCGGTTCGACATGGACTCCGACGGCAGTCTCACCCAGCTGGAGCTCGCGGCCCTCCTCCGCTCCCTCGGCTTGAAGCCAACCGGAGACCAGCTTCATGCCTTGCTTTCGAAGATGGATGCTAATGGAAATGGCTCCGTGGAGTTCAACGAGCTCGCCGACGCCATCGCCCCCTTGATGAGCGAGCAGGCCCTCGTCAACCAAGCACAGCTCCTCGACGTCTTCCGGTCGTTCGACCGCGACGGCAATGGTTACATATCGGCGGCGGAGCTGGCACGGGCGATGGCGCGGATGGGACAGCCGCTGACCTTCTGCGAGCTCACCGAGATGATGCACGAGGCTGACACCGACGGCGATGGTGTTATTAGCTTCACGGAGTTTGCCGCCGTCATGGCCAAGTCCGCCGCCGACTTCCTTGGATTCGCCGTCTCCTAG